The following proteins are encoded in a genomic region of Hirundo rustica isolate bHirRus1 chromosome 15, bHirRus1.pri.v3, whole genome shotgun sequence:
- the EMP2 gene encoding epithelial membrane protein 2: protein MLILLAFIIVFHITSAALLFISTIDNAWWVGDNFSTDVWRMCTTNTSTCMAITEEFNEYQSIQAVQAAMILSTIFCCVAFLVFILQLFRLKQGERFVLTSIIQLLSCLCVMIAASIYTDRHEDLHQSHGYRMEVSKGQYGYSFVLAWIAFAFTLISGVMYLVLRKRK, encoded by the exons ATGCTGATTCTCCTGGCCTTCATTATCGTGTTTCACATAACCTCGGCAGCGCTGCTGTTCATCTCAACTATCGACAAT GCCTGGTGGGTGGGAGATAACTTTTCTACAGATGTCTGGAGAATGTGTACCACAAATACGAGCACCTGTATGGCTATCACTGAGGAGTTCAACG AGTATCAATCAATTCAGGCTGTTCAGGCCGCCATGATTCTGTCTACGATTTTCTGCTGTGTGgcatttctggttttcattcTTCAACTCTTCCGTCTGAAGCAAGGAGAAAGATTTGTGTTAACCTCTATCATCCAGCTCCTGTCAT gtCTGTGTGTTATGATTGCAGCTTCCATCTACACAGACAGGCACGAAGACCTGCACCAGAGCCATGGATATAGGATGGAAGTTTCCAAGGGCCAATATGGCTATTCCTTTGTCTTAGCCTGGATTGCATTTGCCTTTACCCTGATCAGTGGAGTGATGTACTTAGTACTAAGGAAGCGTAAATAA